One genomic region from Carassius auratus strain Wakin unplaced genomic scaffold, ASM336829v1 scaf_tig00216794, whole genome shotgun sequence encodes:
- the LOC113098962 gene encoding monocarboxylate transporter 7-like, producing MTGIMSALKGCTSPNVYDEVPDGGWGWLVAVAFFFVEVFTYGIIKIFGIFLVDLMTDFNETNSRVSWVVSICVFVMAFTAPLSTLMSNRFGYRPVVMLGGLLISLGTITTALTNSIIEMYITMGMVAGLGYCLTFLPTVTILSQYFSKRRSLVTSIASTGECFSLLALAPAMNALKEQIGWRNCLIVIGVMQASIIVCGALLKPIIIKPKPTTPEGSTSPLKEPESKYDQENELTRTSLGSVDSGVQSVTSSQINLSEGQESTEKEKKTLMEKEEEENKQPMLPETPIKQELEDSSASRPKLLDFSVLRDASFNCYALFGLFATLGFFAPQLYVIELSVSRGVSRDSATYMLSAMAVAEILGRLSMGWALNRRPIRKIYILLICTVLLCPVLVAFTFVTEFWGLMSCSCFYGFLLGTVASSHIPMLAEDDVIGIQRMSSAVGVYVCIQSFAGLAGPPLGGFLVDRTDNYGSAFYSCAAGMGVGALFLGLVRPAKTGLCLWRRRNGQQTTDGNSSSQGRDEGPADFVEMDMEIDNSPAKSKPWPV from the exons ATGACAGGAATAATGTCTGCCTTGAAGGGCTGCACGAGCCCCAATGTGTACGACGAGGTGCCAGACGGAGGCTGGGGTTGGCTGGTGGCTGTCGCCTTCTTCTTCGTGGAGGTTTTCACCTATGGCATCATCAAGATTTTTGGGATCTTCCTCGTGGACCTCATGACAGACTTTAATGAAACCAACAGCAGAGTGTCTTGGGTCGTCTCCATCTGTGTCTTTGTCATGGCCTTCACAG CTCCTCTCTCCACACTGATGAGTAACCGTTTTGGCTATCGGCCTGTTGTCATGCTCGGTGGACTCCTGATCAGCCTGGGTACAATTACAACAGCCCTTACTAACTCCATCATTGAGATGTACATTACCATGGGAATGGTTGCAG GCCTGGGCTACTGCCTTACCTTCCTGCCTACAGTTACGATCTTGTCGCAGTACTTCAGCAAGCGCCGTTCCCTTGTCACATCCATAGCCTCCACAGGAGAATGCTTCTCGCTGCTAGCACTTGCACCAG CTATGAACGCGCTGAAGGAGCAGATCGGCTGGCGTAACTGCTTGATCGTGATTGGGGTTATGCAGGCCTCAATTATTGTCTGTGGGGCTCTGCTAAAGCCAATAATCATTAAACCCAAACCCACCACCCCAGAGGGCTCCACATCCCCCCTTAAAGAACCTGAATCCAAATATGACCAGGAGAATGAACTCACCCGTACCTCTTTAGGCTCTGTGGACTCAGGGGTCCAGTCCGTCACCTCTTCCCAGATCAACCTGTCCGAGGGCCAGGAATCTacagaaaaggagaaaaaaacactTATGGAAAAGGAGGAAGAAGAAAACAAGCAACCAATGCTGCCTGAGACCCCAATCAAACAGGAACTAGAAGACTCGAGCGCCTCTAGGCCCAAGTTGTTGGACTTCTCTGTGCTCAGAGATGCCAGTTTCAACTGCTACGCACTGTTTGGCCTGTTCGCCACGCTGGGCTTCTTCGCTCCGCAGCTCTACGTCATTGAGCTGAGCGTGAGCCGAGGAGTGTCacgtgacagcgccacctacatGCTCTCGGCCATGGCCGTGGCTGAGATTCTAGGTCGTCTGTCCATGGGTTGGGCGCTCAATCGCAGGCCCATCCGCAAAATCTACATCCTGCTGATTTGCACGGTGCTGCTGTGTCCGGTGCTGGTCGCCTTCACCTTTGTCACTGAGTTCTGGGGCCTCATGTCCTGCTCCTGTTTCTATGGCTTCCTGCTGGGCACCGTGGCCTCCAGTCACATCCCAATGCTGGCTGAAGATGACGTGATCGGCATTCAGAGAATGTCATCGGCTGTTGGCGTCTATGTCTGTATCCAGAGCTTTGCAGGACTGGCCGGGCCACCTTTAGGAg gttttctGGTAGACAGGACTGACAATTACGGATCAGCCTTTTACTCCTGCGCAGCTGGGATGGGAGTCGGGGCTCTGTTTCTTGGACTGGTGCGTCCAGCCAAAACTGGCCTTTGCCTTTGGAGGAGGAGAAATGGCCAGCAAACAACAGACGGAAACTCCAGCTCACAGGGTAGGGATGAAGGCCCTGCTGACTTTGTAGAAATGGACATGGAGATCGACAACAGTCCTGCAAAGAGCAAACCTTGGCCAGTGTGA